A window of the Chaetodon trifascialis isolate fChaTrf1 chromosome 9, fChaTrf1.hap1, whole genome shotgun sequence genome harbors these coding sequences:
- the rap1gap2a gene encoding rap1 GTPase-activating protein 2a isoform X6, which produces MFSPACKGSAGEPRIDKSTLSALKARKQELLNISNVPLGECPPSPPRTAPPSMKSAEFFDMLERMQVPKAEETKKWKDDYIPYPRIEDVLEKGGPYPQVILPQFGGYWIEDVEAPAGTPSSSESSFCEEEEGGEGMSPGGGHSYRLECNSTARAYRKHFLGKEHMNYYCTGSSIGNLIMSLRHEEAEGQEYLRIMLRSRIKTVHDRISLAGISQLPSVPQIAKLLCDDATGLKFNPVLYPRGSQLIVAYDEHEVNNTFKFGVIYQKFGQTSEEELFGNNEETPAFKEFLSILGDNIELQDFKGFRGGLDVSHGQTGSESVYTVFRQREIMFHVSTKLPFTEGDVQQLQRKRHIGNDIVAAVFQEEATPFVPDMIASNFLHAYVLVQVENPCTEHTTYKVSVTAREDVPPFGPPLPNPAVFRKGPEFRDFLLTKLINAENACYKSDKFAKLEGRTRAALLDNLHDELHRQSQAALGLGQAGEEDKLENGGHGGLLESFKRAMRVRSHSMETMVGSHRHRSPGVGGGVPASMSGGGLPQSTSEYTKSTFTPPVLSAKSPLKSPVKRRSGLFPRLHSSTDTPTDKHTRSDQKPAEICPLSQEVRSETSSNPSSPEICPNKERPFIKLKECSSGRPNISRSSSSTSSFSSTTGETEALEELETASHPSIASSSAFSPALSVDSQGSGTPVIMCRSPTEGRSKTSPRSNLKFRFDKMSHSSTASE; this is translated from the exons tctgcAGAGTTCTTCGACATGCTGGAGAGGATGCAG GTCCCTAAAGCTGAAGAGACCAAAAAATGGAAG GATGACTATATCCCCTACCCACGGATAGAAGAT GTTCTGGAGAAAGGTGGTCCGTACCCCCAAGTGATCCTGCCACAGTTCGGGGGTTACTGGATCGAGGATGTGGAAGCACCAGCAGggaccccctcctcctcagagtCCAGTTtctgtgaagaggaggagggaggagagggcatGAGCCCCGGCGGGGGGCACAGCTACCGCCTGGAGTGTAACAGCACAGCACGCGCTTACCGTAAACACTTCCTCGGCAAG GAACACATGAACTATTACTGCACTGGCAGCAGCATAGGTAATCTCATCATGTCTCTGAGGCACGAGGAGGCTGAGGGACAGGAGTACCTGCGCATCATGCTCAG GTCGAGGATCAAAACAGTCCATGACAGGATCTCTTTAGCAGGCATCAGCCAGCTGCCCAGTGTACCCCAGATCGCCAAG cttctgTGCGACGATGCCACGGGGCTGAAGTTCAACCCGGTCCTGTACCCTCGG gGATCCCAGCTGATAGTCGCTTATGATGAACACGAGGTGAACAACACTTTCAAATTTGGCGTCATCTACCAGAAGTTTGGACAG ACATCAGAGGAAGAGCTGTTTGGAAACAACGAGGAGACGCCAGCTTTCAAGGAGTTTCTCAGTATCCTAGGTGACAACATTGAACTCCAGGACTTTAAAGG GTTCCGCGGTGGGCTGGACGTGTCCCACGGACAGACAGGGTCTGAATCTGTCTACACTGtcttcagacagagagagattatgTTCCATGTGTCAACCAAGCTCCCTTTCACTGAGGGAGACGTCCAGCAG CTCCAGAGGAAAAGGCACATAGGAAATGACATTGTGGCTGCAGTCTTCCAAGAGGAGGCCACGCCGTTTGTTCCAGACATGATCGCCTCCAACTTCCTTCATGCTTACGTGCTGGTGCAGGTTGAGAACCCCTGTACAGAGCACACAACATACAAG GTGTCTGTTACAGCAAGGGAGGATGTGCCTCCTTTTGGACCCCCTCTCCCAAACCCAGCTGTCTTTAGGaag ggtCCTGAGTTTCGAGACTTCCTGCTGACCAAGCTAATCAATGCTGAAAACGCCTGCTACAAATCCGACAAATTTGCCAAACTAGAG GGGAGGACGCGAGCTGCGCTTCTGGACAACCTCCATGAcgagctgcacagacagagccaggctgcgCTGGGTCTGGGCCAGGCCGGAGAGGAGGACAAGCTGGAGAACGGGGGACACGGGGGTTTGCTGGAGTCCTTCAAG AGAGCCATGCGTGTCAGGAGCCACTCCATGGAGACCATGGTGGGATCCCACCGTCACAGGAGCCCTGGGGTAGGAGGCGGGGTCCCGGCCAGCATGAGCGGAGGAGGACTACCGCAGAGCACCAGCGAATACACGAAGAGCACCTTCACT CCTCCAGTGTTGTCAGCCAAGTCTCCTCTGAAGAGCCCAGTGAAGCGGCGCTCAGGCCTCTTCCCTCGTCTCCACTCCAGCACAGACACcccaacagacaaacacacgcgcAG CGACCAAAAGCCTGCAGAGATCTGCCCGCTGTCTCAGGAAGTGAGGTCAGAGACATCGTCCAACCCCAGCTCACCTGAGATCTGCCCCAACAAAGAGAG GCCGTTCATCAAGCTAAAAGAGTGCAGCAGCGGCAGGCCGAACATCTCCCGTTCTTCATCCAGcaccagcagcttcagcagcaccACGGGAGAAACAGAAGCTCTGGAGGAACTGGAGACA GCCAGCCATCCCTCAATAGCATCCTCCTCTGCCTTTAGTCCTGCCCTCAGCGTTGACAGCCAGGGATCAGGCACCCCTGTCATCATGTGCCGCAGTCCGACAG AGGGGAGAAGTAAGACGTCACCAAGGTCAAACTTGAAGTTCCGCTTTGACAAAATGAGCCACTCATCCACAGCT tctGAGTAG
- the rap1gap2a gene encoding rap1 GTPase-activating protein 2a isoform X9, with the protein MFSPACKGSAGEPRIDKSTLSALKARKQELLNISNVPLGECPPSPPRTAPPSMKSAEFFDMLERMQVPKAEETKKWKDDYIPYPRIEDVLEKGGPYPQVILPQFGGYWIEDVEAPAGTPSSSESSFCEEEEGGEGMSPGGGHSYRLECNSTARAYRKHFLGKEHMNYYCTGSSIGNLIMSLRHEEAEGQEYLRIMLRSRIKTVHDRISLAGISQLPSVPQIAKLLCDDATGLKFNPVLYPRGSQLIVAYDEHEVNNTFKFGVIYQKFGQTSEEELFGNNEETPAFKEFLSILGDNIELQDFKGFRGGLDVSHGQTGSESVYTVFRQREIMFHVSTKLPFTEGDVQQLQRKRHIGNDIVAAVFQEEATPFVPDMIASNFLHAYVLVQVENPCTEHTTYKVSVTAREDVPPFGPPLPNPAVFRKGPEFRDFLLTKLINAENACYKSDKFAKLEGRTRAALLDNLHDELHRQSQAALGLGQAGEEDKLENGGHGGLLESFKRAMRVRSHSMETMVGSHRHRSPGVGGGVPASMSGGGLPQSTSEYTKSTFTPPVLSAKSPLKSPVKRRSGLFPRLHSSTDTPTDKHTRSDQKPAEICPLSQEVRSETSSNPSSPEICPNKERPFIKLKECSSGRPNISRSSSSTSSFSSTTGETEALEELETASHPSIASSSAFSPALSVDSQGSGTPVIMCRSPTAEGRSKTSPRSNLKFRFDKMSHSSTASE; encoded by the exons tctgcAGAGTTCTTCGACATGCTGGAGAGGATGCAG GTCCCTAAAGCTGAAGAGACCAAAAAATGGAAG GATGACTATATCCCCTACCCACGGATAGAAGAT GTTCTGGAGAAAGGTGGTCCGTACCCCCAAGTGATCCTGCCACAGTTCGGGGGTTACTGGATCGAGGATGTGGAAGCACCAGCAGggaccccctcctcctcagagtCCAGTTtctgtgaagaggaggagggaggagagggcatGAGCCCCGGCGGGGGGCACAGCTACCGCCTGGAGTGTAACAGCACAGCACGCGCTTACCGTAAACACTTCCTCGGCAAG GAACACATGAACTATTACTGCACTGGCAGCAGCATAGGTAATCTCATCATGTCTCTGAGGCACGAGGAGGCTGAGGGACAGGAGTACCTGCGCATCATGCTCAG GTCGAGGATCAAAACAGTCCATGACAGGATCTCTTTAGCAGGCATCAGCCAGCTGCCCAGTGTACCCCAGATCGCCAAG cttctgTGCGACGATGCCACGGGGCTGAAGTTCAACCCGGTCCTGTACCCTCGG gGATCCCAGCTGATAGTCGCTTATGATGAACACGAGGTGAACAACACTTTCAAATTTGGCGTCATCTACCAGAAGTTTGGACAG ACATCAGAGGAAGAGCTGTTTGGAAACAACGAGGAGACGCCAGCTTTCAAGGAGTTTCTCAGTATCCTAGGTGACAACATTGAACTCCAGGACTTTAAAGG GTTCCGCGGTGGGCTGGACGTGTCCCACGGACAGACAGGGTCTGAATCTGTCTACACTGtcttcagacagagagagattatgTTCCATGTGTCAACCAAGCTCCCTTTCACTGAGGGAGACGTCCAGCAG CTCCAGAGGAAAAGGCACATAGGAAATGACATTGTGGCTGCAGTCTTCCAAGAGGAGGCCACGCCGTTTGTTCCAGACATGATCGCCTCCAACTTCCTTCATGCTTACGTGCTGGTGCAGGTTGAGAACCCCTGTACAGAGCACACAACATACAAG GTGTCTGTTACAGCAAGGGAGGATGTGCCTCCTTTTGGACCCCCTCTCCCAAACCCAGCTGTCTTTAGGaag ggtCCTGAGTTTCGAGACTTCCTGCTGACCAAGCTAATCAATGCTGAAAACGCCTGCTACAAATCCGACAAATTTGCCAAACTAGAG GGGAGGACGCGAGCTGCGCTTCTGGACAACCTCCATGAcgagctgcacagacagagccaggctgcgCTGGGTCTGGGCCAGGCCGGAGAGGAGGACAAGCTGGAGAACGGGGGACACGGGGGTTTGCTGGAGTCCTTCAAG AGAGCCATGCGTGTCAGGAGCCACTCCATGGAGACCATGGTGGGATCCCACCGTCACAGGAGCCCTGGGGTAGGAGGCGGGGTCCCGGCCAGCATGAGCGGAGGAGGACTACCGCAGAGCACCAGCGAATACACGAAGAGCACCTTCACT CCTCCAGTGTTGTCAGCCAAGTCTCCTCTGAAGAGCCCAGTGAAGCGGCGCTCAGGCCTCTTCCCTCGTCTCCACTCCAGCACAGACACcccaacagacaaacacacgcgcAG CGACCAAAAGCCTGCAGAGATCTGCCCGCTGTCTCAGGAAGTGAGGTCAGAGACATCGTCCAACCCCAGCTCACCTGAGATCTGCCCCAACAAAGAGAG GCCGTTCATCAAGCTAAAAGAGTGCAGCAGCGGCAGGCCGAACATCTCCCGTTCTTCATCCAGcaccagcagcttcagcagcaccACGGGAGAAACAGAAGCTCTGGAGGAACTGGAGACA GCCAGCCATCCCTCAATAGCATCCTCCTCTGCCTTTAGTCCTGCCCTCAGCGTTGACAGCCAGGGATCAGGCACCCCTGTCATCATGTGCCGCAGTCCGACAG CAGAGGGGAGAAGTAAGACGTCACCAAGGTCAAACTTGAAGTTCCGCTTTGACAAAATGAGCCACTCATCCACAGCT tctGAGTAG
- the rap1gap2a gene encoding rap1 GTPase-activating protein 2a isoform X7, whose amino-acid sequence MLRRRRSVSFGGFGWIDKSTLSALKARKQELLNISNVPLGECPPSPPRTAPPSMKSAEFFDMLERMQDDYIPYPRIEDVLEKGGPYPQVILPQFGGYWIEDVEAPAGTPSSSESSFCEEEEGGEGMSPGGGHSYRLECNSTARAYRKHFLGKEHMNYYCTGSSIGNLIMSLRHEEAEGQEYLRIMLRSRIKTVHDRISLAGISQLPSVPQIAKLLCDDATGLKFNPVLYPRGSQLIVAYDEHEVNNTFKFGVIYQKFGQTSEEELFGNNEETPAFKEFLSILGDNIELQDFKGFRGGLDVSHGQTGSESVYTVFRQREIMFHVSTKLPFTEGDVQQLQRKRHIGNDIVAAVFQEEATPFVPDMIASNFLHAYVLVQVENPCTEHTTYKVSVTAREDVPPFGPPLPNPAVFRKGPEFRDFLLTKLINAENACYKSDKFAKLEGRTRAALLDNLHDELHRQSQAALGLGQAGEEDKLENGGHGGLLESFKRAMRVRSHSMETMVGSHRHRSPGVGGGVPASMSGGGLPQSTSEYTKSTFTPPVLSAKSPLKSPVKRRSGLFPRLHSSTDTPTDKHTRSDQKPAEICPLSQEVRSETSSNPSSPEICPNKERPFIKLKECSSGRPNISRSSSSTSSFSSTTGETEALEELETASHPSIASSSAFSPALSVDSQGSGTPVIMCRSPTAEGRSKTSPRSNLKFRFDKMSHSSTASE is encoded by the exons tctgcAGAGTTCTTCGACATGCTGGAGAGGATGCAG GATGACTATATCCCCTACCCACGGATAGAAGAT GTTCTGGAGAAAGGTGGTCCGTACCCCCAAGTGATCCTGCCACAGTTCGGGGGTTACTGGATCGAGGATGTGGAAGCACCAGCAGggaccccctcctcctcagagtCCAGTTtctgtgaagaggaggagggaggagagggcatGAGCCCCGGCGGGGGGCACAGCTACCGCCTGGAGTGTAACAGCACAGCACGCGCTTACCGTAAACACTTCCTCGGCAAG GAACACATGAACTATTACTGCACTGGCAGCAGCATAGGTAATCTCATCATGTCTCTGAGGCACGAGGAGGCTGAGGGACAGGAGTACCTGCGCATCATGCTCAG GTCGAGGATCAAAACAGTCCATGACAGGATCTCTTTAGCAGGCATCAGCCAGCTGCCCAGTGTACCCCAGATCGCCAAG cttctgTGCGACGATGCCACGGGGCTGAAGTTCAACCCGGTCCTGTACCCTCGG gGATCCCAGCTGATAGTCGCTTATGATGAACACGAGGTGAACAACACTTTCAAATTTGGCGTCATCTACCAGAAGTTTGGACAG ACATCAGAGGAAGAGCTGTTTGGAAACAACGAGGAGACGCCAGCTTTCAAGGAGTTTCTCAGTATCCTAGGTGACAACATTGAACTCCAGGACTTTAAAGG GTTCCGCGGTGGGCTGGACGTGTCCCACGGACAGACAGGGTCTGAATCTGTCTACACTGtcttcagacagagagagattatgTTCCATGTGTCAACCAAGCTCCCTTTCACTGAGGGAGACGTCCAGCAG CTCCAGAGGAAAAGGCACATAGGAAATGACATTGTGGCTGCAGTCTTCCAAGAGGAGGCCACGCCGTTTGTTCCAGACATGATCGCCTCCAACTTCCTTCATGCTTACGTGCTGGTGCAGGTTGAGAACCCCTGTACAGAGCACACAACATACAAG GTGTCTGTTACAGCAAGGGAGGATGTGCCTCCTTTTGGACCCCCTCTCCCAAACCCAGCTGTCTTTAGGaag ggtCCTGAGTTTCGAGACTTCCTGCTGACCAAGCTAATCAATGCTGAAAACGCCTGCTACAAATCCGACAAATTTGCCAAACTAGAG GGGAGGACGCGAGCTGCGCTTCTGGACAACCTCCATGAcgagctgcacagacagagccaggctgcgCTGGGTCTGGGCCAGGCCGGAGAGGAGGACAAGCTGGAGAACGGGGGACACGGGGGTTTGCTGGAGTCCTTCAAG AGAGCCATGCGTGTCAGGAGCCACTCCATGGAGACCATGGTGGGATCCCACCGTCACAGGAGCCCTGGGGTAGGAGGCGGGGTCCCGGCCAGCATGAGCGGAGGAGGACTACCGCAGAGCACCAGCGAATACACGAAGAGCACCTTCACT CCTCCAGTGTTGTCAGCCAAGTCTCCTCTGAAGAGCCCAGTGAAGCGGCGCTCAGGCCTCTTCCCTCGTCTCCACTCCAGCACAGACACcccaacagacaaacacacgcgcAG CGACCAAAAGCCTGCAGAGATCTGCCCGCTGTCTCAGGAAGTGAGGTCAGAGACATCGTCCAACCCCAGCTCACCTGAGATCTGCCCCAACAAAGAGAG GCCGTTCATCAAGCTAAAAGAGTGCAGCAGCGGCAGGCCGAACATCTCCCGTTCTTCATCCAGcaccagcagcttcagcagcaccACGGGAGAAACAGAAGCTCTGGAGGAACTGGAGACA GCCAGCCATCCCTCAATAGCATCCTCCTCTGCCTTTAGTCCTGCCCTCAGCGTTGACAGCCAGGGATCAGGCACCCCTGTCATCATGTGCCGCAGTCCGACAG CAGAGGGGAGAAGTAAGACGTCACCAAGGTCAAACTTGAAGTTCCGCTTTGACAAAATGAGCCACTCATCCACAGCT tctGAGTAG
- the rap1gap2a gene encoding rap1 GTPase-activating protein 2a isoform X5, translating to MLRRRRSVSFGGFGWIDKSTLSALKARKQELLNISNVPLGECPPSPPRTAPPSMKSAEFFDMLERMQVPKAEETKKWKDDYIPYPRIEDVLEKGGPYPQVILPQFGGYWIEDVEAPAGTPSSSESSFCEEEEGGEGMSPGGGHSYRLECNSTARAYRKHFLGKEHMNYYCTGSSIGNLIMSLRHEEAEGQEYLRIMLRSRIKTVHDRISLAGISQLPSVPQIAKLLCDDATGLKFNPVLYPRGSQLIVAYDEHEVNNTFKFGVIYQKFGQTSEEELFGNNEETPAFKEFLSILGDNIELQDFKGFRGGLDVSHGQTGSESVYTVFRQREIMFHVSTKLPFTEGDVQQLQRKRHIGNDIVAAVFQEEATPFVPDMIASNFLHAYVLVQVENPCTEHTTYKVSVTAREDVPPFGPPLPNPAVFRKGPEFRDFLLTKLINAENACYKSDKFAKLEGRTRAALLDNLHDELHRQSQAALGLGQAGEEDKLENGGHGGLLESFKRAMRVRSHSMETMVGSHRHRSPGVGGGVPASMSGGGLPQSTSEYTKSTFTPPVLSAKSPLKSPVKRRSGLFPRLHSSTDTPTDKHTRSDQKPAEICPLSQEVRSETSSNPSSPEICPNKERPFIKLKECSSGRPNISRSSSSTSSFSSTTGETEALEELETASHPSIASSSAFSPALSVDSQGSGTPVIMCRSPTAEGRSKTSPRSNLKFRFDKMSHSSTASE from the exons tctgcAGAGTTCTTCGACATGCTGGAGAGGATGCAG GTCCCTAAAGCTGAAGAGACCAAAAAATGGAAG GATGACTATATCCCCTACCCACGGATAGAAGAT GTTCTGGAGAAAGGTGGTCCGTACCCCCAAGTGATCCTGCCACAGTTCGGGGGTTACTGGATCGAGGATGTGGAAGCACCAGCAGggaccccctcctcctcagagtCCAGTTtctgtgaagaggaggagggaggagagggcatGAGCCCCGGCGGGGGGCACAGCTACCGCCTGGAGTGTAACAGCACAGCACGCGCTTACCGTAAACACTTCCTCGGCAAG GAACACATGAACTATTACTGCACTGGCAGCAGCATAGGTAATCTCATCATGTCTCTGAGGCACGAGGAGGCTGAGGGACAGGAGTACCTGCGCATCATGCTCAG GTCGAGGATCAAAACAGTCCATGACAGGATCTCTTTAGCAGGCATCAGCCAGCTGCCCAGTGTACCCCAGATCGCCAAG cttctgTGCGACGATGCCACGGGGCTGAAGTTCAACCCGGTCCTGTACCCTCGG gGATCCCAGCTGATAGTCGCTTATGATGAACACGAGGTGAACAACACTTTCAAATTTGGCGTCATCTACCAGAAGTTTGGACAG ACATCAGAGGAAGAGCTGTTTGGAAACAACGAGGAGACGCCAGCTTTCAAGGAGTTTCTCAGTATCCTAGGTGACAACATTGAACTCCAGGACTTTAAAGG GTTCCGCGGTGGGCTGGACGTGTCCCACGGACAGACAGGGTCTGAATCTGTCTACACTGtcttcagacagagagagattatgTTCCATGTGTCAACCAAGCTCCCTTTCACTGAGGGAGACGTCCAGCAG CTCCAGAGGAAAAGGCACATAGGAAATGACATTGTGGCTGCAGTCTTCCAAGAGGAGGCCACGCCGTTTGTTCCAGACATGATCGCCTCCAACTTCCTTCATGCTTACGTGCTGGTGCAGGTTGAGAACCCCTGTACAGAGCACACAACATACAAG GTGTCTGTTACAGCAAGGGAGGATGTGCCTCCTTTTGGACCCCCTCTCCCAAACCCAGCTGTCTTTAGGaag ggtCCTGAGTTTCGAGACTTCCTGCTGACCAAGCTAATCAATGCTGAAAACGCCTGCTACAAATCCGACAAATTTGCCAAACTAGAG GGGAGGACGCGAGCTGCGCTTCTGGACAACCTCCATGAcgagctgcacagacagagccaggctgcgCTGGGTCTGGGCCAGGCCGGAGAGGAGGACAAGCTGGAGAACGGGGGACACGGGGGTTTGCTGGAGTCCTTCAAG AGAGCCATGCGTGTCAGGAGCCACTCCATGGAGACCATGGTGGGATCCCACCGTCACAGGAGCCCTGGGGTAGGAGGCGGGGTCCCGGCCAGCATGAGCGGAGGAGGACTACCGCAGAGCACCAGCGAATACACGAAGAGCACCTTCACT CCTCCAGTGTTGTCAGCCAAGTCTCCTCTGAAGAGCCCAGTGAAGCGGCGCTCAGGCCTCTTCCCTCGTCTCCACTCCAGCACAGACACcccaacagacaaacacacgcgcAG CGACCAAAAGCCTGCAGAGATCTGCCCGCTGTCTCAGGAAGTGAGGTCAGAGACATCGTCCAACCCCAGCTCACCTGAGATCTGCCCCAACAAAGAGAG GCCGTTCATCAAGCTAAAAGAGTGCAGCAGCGGCAGGCCGAACATCTCCCGTTCTTCATCCAGcaccagcagcttcagcagcaccACGGGAGAAACAGAAGCTCTGGAGGAACTGGAGACA GCCAGCCATCCCTCAATAGCATCCTCCTCTGCCTTTAGTCCTGCCCTCAGCGTTGACAGCCAGGGATCAGGCACCCCTGTCATCATGTGCCGCAGTCCGACAG CAGAGGGGAGAAGTAAGACGTCACCAAGGTCAAACTTGAAGTTCCGCTTTGACAAAATGAGCCACTCATCCACAGCT tctGAGTAG
- the rap1gap2a gene encoding rap1 GTPase-activating protein 2a isoform X2 gives MSQTGGRFHNKKAGIRAAVILIGLLHKSRKAKEKEREREESEGKQELLNISNVPLGECPPSPPRTAPPSMKSAEFFDMLERMQVPKAEETKKWKDDYIPYPRIEDVLEKGGPYPQVILPQFGGYWIEDVEAPAGTPSSSESSFCEEEEGGEGMSPGGGHSYRLECNSTARAYRKHFLGKEHMNYYCTGSSIGNLIMSLRHEEAEGQEYLRIMLRSRIKTVHDRISLAGISQLPSVPQIAKLLCDDATGLKFNPVLYPRGSQLIVAYDEHEVNNTFKFGVIYQKFGQTSEEELFGNNEETPAFKEFLSILGDNIELQDFKGFRGGLDVSHGQTGSESVYTVFRQREIMFHVSTKLPFTEGDVQQLQRKRHIGNDIVAAVFQEEATPFVPDMIASNFLHAYVLVQVENPCTEHTTYKVSVTAREDVPPFGPPLPNPAVFRKGPEFRDFLLTKLINAENACYKSDKFAKLEGRTRAALLDNLHDELHRQSQAALGLGQAGEEDKLENGGHGGLLESFKRAMRVRSHSMETMVGSHRHRSPGVGGGVPASMSGGGLPQSTSEYTKSTFTPPVLSAKSPLKSPVKRRSGLFPRLHSSTDTPTDKHTRSDQKPAEICPLSQEVRSETSSNPSSPEICPNKERPFIKLKECSSGRPNISRSSSSTSSFSSTTGETEALEELETASHPSIASSSAFSPALSVDSQGSGTPVIMCRSPTEGRSKTSPRSNLKFRFDKMSHSSTASE, from the exons tctgcAGAGTTCTTCGACATGCTGGAGAGGATGCAG GTCCCTAAAGCTGAAGAGACCAAAAAATGGAAG GATGACTATATCCCCTACCCACGGATAGAAGAT GTTCTGGAGAAAGGTGGTCCGTACCCCCAAGTGATCCTGCCACAGTTCGGGGGTTACTGGATCGAGGATGTGGAAGCACCAGCAGggaccccctcctcctcagagtCCAGTTtctgtgaagaggaggagggaggagagggcatGAGCCCCGGCGGGGGGCACAGCTACCGCCTGGAGTGTAACAGCACAGCACGCGCTTACCGTAAACACTTCCTCGGCAAG GAACACATGAACTATTACTGCACTGGCAGCAGCATAGGTAATCTCATCATGTCTCTGAGGCACGAGGAGGCTGAGGGACAGGAGTACCTGCGCATCATGCTCAG GTCGAGGATCAAAACAGTCCATGACAGGATCTCTTTAGCAGGCATCAGCCAGCTGCCCAGTGTACCCCAGATCGCCAAG cttctgTGCGACGATGCCACGGGGCTGAAGTTCAACCCGGTCCTGTACCCTCGG gGATCCCAGCTGATAGTCGCTTATGATGAACACGAGGTGAACAACACTTTCAAATTTGGCGTCATCTACCAGAAGTTTGGACAG ACATCAGAGGAAGAGCTGTTTGGAAACAACGAGGAGACGCCAGCTTTCAAGGAGTTTCTCAGTATCCTAGGTGACAACATTGAACTCCAGGACTTTAAAGG GTTCCGCGGTGGGCTGGACGTGTCCCACGGACAGACAGGGTCTGAATCTGTCTACACTGtcttcagacagagagagattatgTTCCATGTGTCAACCAAGCTCCCTTTCACTGAGGGAGACGTCCAGCAG CTCCAGAGGAAAAGGCACATAGGAAATGACATTGTGGCTGCAGTCTTCCAAGAGGAGGCCACGCCGTTTGTTCCAGACATGATCGCCTCCAACTTCCTTCATGCTTACGTGCTGGTGCAGGTTGAGAACCCCTGTACAGAGCACACAACATACAAG GTGTCTGTTACAGCAAGGGAGGATGTGCCTCCTTTTGGACCCCCTCTCCCAAACCCAGCTGTCTTTAGGaag ggtCCTGAGTTTCGAGACTTCCTGCTGACCAAGCTAATCAATGCTGAAAACGCCTGCTACAAATCCGACAAATTTGCCAAACTAGAG GGGAGGACGCGAGCTGCGCTTCTGGACAACCTCCATGAcgagctgcacagacagagccaggctgcgCTGGGTCTGGGCCAGGCCGGAGAGGAGGACAAGCTGGAGAACGGGGGACACGGGGGTTTGCTGGAGTCCTTCAAG AGAGCCATGCGTGTCAGGAGCCACTCCATGGAGACCATGGTGGGATCCCACCGTCACAGGAGCCCTGGGGTAGGAGGCGGGGTCCCGGCCAGCATGAGCGGAGGAGGACTACCGCAGAGCACCAGCGAATACACGAAGAGCACCTTCACT CCTCCAGTGTTGTCAGCCAAGTCTCCTCTGAAGAGCCCAGTGAAGCGGCGCTCAGGCCTCTTCCCTCGTCTCCACTCCAGCACAGACACcccaacagacaaacacacgcgcAG CGACCAAAAGCCTGCAGAGATCTGCCCGCTGTCTCAGGAAGTGAGGTCAGAGACATCGTCCAACCCCAGCTCACCTGAGATCTGCCCCAACAAAGAGAG GCCGTTCATCAAGCTAAAAGAGTGCAGCAGCGGCAGGCCGAACATCTCCCGTTCTTCATCCAGcaccagcagcttcagcagcaccACGGGAGAAACAGAAGCTCTGGAGGAACTGGAGACA GCCAGCCATCCCTCAATAGCATCCTCCTCTGCCTTTAGTCCTGCCCTCAGCGTTGACAGCCAGGGATCAGGCACCCCTGTCATCATGTGCCGCAGTCCGACAG AGGGGAGAAGTAAGACGTCACCAAGGTCAAACTTGAAGTTCCGCTTTGACAAAATGAGCCACTCATCCACAGCT tctGAGTAG